A DNA window from Rhodococcus sp. Z13 contains the following coding sequences:
- a CDS encoding FAD-dependent oxidoreductase — MTTTARPRVGIVGLGTIGSMTAWQAAARGFDVTVFESFWPGHNEGAAAGGTRMFRRVYAEGATYGPLVDEAWRMWRELEYATGEDILFRTGGLSIGPANHPVLSGGLADAQDRGLPYEILDAEALAARYPQHRLLPGELALFDPEAGVLRSNVAVAAATAEARRLGATLRLNETVLAVEDTATGARIVSENGSETFDHVVIAGGPWAQNLLPDLPLETRAIFHTWHLVNNRQLLRPERFPITLRRSGPDLSYGLMSALDGSRIKLAPHFDYARGIDDVAELDRHVRHEWQRVSIELVEKLLPGVEPGPVEAGIFPESFSPDGHAAVGPVDPSARIVVLAGFSGHGFKLAPAFGRAAVDVLETGSSALLPSEVDLHRDYRAQVSIRDLVLNSEPA, encoded by the coding sequence ATGACCACCACGGCACGTCCCCGCGTGGGCATCGTCGGTCTCGGCACGATCGGATCGATGACGGCCTGGCAGGCCGCCGCCCGCGGCTTCGACGTCACGGTGTTCGAGTCGTTCTGGCCCGGCCACAACGAGGGCGCCGCGGCCGGCGGCACCCGGATGTTCCGCCGCGTCTACGCCGAGGGCGCCACCTACGGGCCCCTCGTCGACGAGGCGTGGCGCATGTGGCGCGAACTCGAGTACGCCACGGGCGAGGACATCCTGTTCCGCACGGGTGGCCTGTCCATCGGCCCCGCGAACCATCCCGTCCTGTCCGGCGGACTCGCCGACGCCCAGGACCGCGGCCTGCCCTACGAGATCCTCGACGCCGAGGCCCTCGCCGCCCGCTACCCGCAGCACCGGCTGCTCCCCGGCGAACTCGCCCTGTTCGACCCCGAAGCCGGTGTGCTGCGCTCGAACGTCGCGGTGGCCGCCGCGACCGCCGAGGCCCGCCGTCTCGGTGCGACGCTGCGCCTGAACGAGACCGTCCTCGCGGTCGAGGACACCGCGACCGGCGCCCGCATCGTCTCCGAGAACGGCAGCGAGACCTTCGACCACGTCGTGATCGCCGGTGGCCCCTGGGCGCAGAACCTGCTCCCGGACCTGCCGCTGGAGACCCGCGCCATCTTCCACACCTGGCACCTGGTGAACAACCGCCAGCTGCTGCGCCCCGAGCGGTTCCCGATCACGCTGCGCCGCAGCGGTCCCGACCTCTCCTACGGGCTCATGTCGGCTCTGGACGGCAGCCGCATCAAGCTGGCACCGCACTTCGACTACGCCCGCGGGATCGACGACGTCGCCGAGCTGGATCGGCACGTGCGGCACGAATGGCAGCGCGTCTCCATCGAACTCGTCGAGAAGCTGCTCCCCGGTGTGGAACCGGGACCGGTCGAGGCCGGCATCTTCCCCGAGTCCTTCTCCCCCGACGGGCACGCTGCCGTCGGCCCCGTCGACCCGAGCGCCCGCATCGTGGTGCTGGCCGGATTCTCCGGGCACGGATTCAAACTCGCCCCGGCCTTCGGCCGCGCCGCGGTGGACGTACTCGAAACCGGTTCGAGCGCACTGCTTCCCTCCGAGGTGGACCTGCACCGCGACTACCGCGCCCAGGTCTCCATCCGCGACCTCGTCCTGAACTCCGAGCCGGCCTGA
- a CDS encoding NAD(P)-binding domain-containing protein, with translation MSTTYPVPVAPAGTLADLTAAVRAELEAFDYPSGSWTVPRTDANGERVLDVLVIGAGQAGISTALRLRREGVDNLLVVDAAPAGREGPWVTWARMRTLRTVKHLHGTEGGIRSASFRYWFDAVRGAGAFDTIDLIPREDWMAYLTWLRETTGIPVRNETTVVTVRPEDGHWRVVLDTAGERSSVATRKVVACTGMDGAGGPSIPPYLADLGPGGWAHSSETIDWEALRGARVAVIGVGASAFDNAAVALESGSASVVQFGRRDSLPTQNPFRYLEKKGLFRAYHSMSDESKLGFARLEFSRAVPPTAHSLDRCRVHENYTLALGVSFTGATRSGNAIVLQAGDDTYEFDFVIAGTGFVVDLSRIDWLSEIAGEIRTWGDVYELGDHPTDRVIAAHPYLGTGMRCLPRTPESPAAVADLHLFNLAAHVSYGISCIGLNGLPWAVSTVVDAICADLVAADAEDLLAGFAAYDSADTLTPGALTADAAAGSDTSRKDIS, from the coding sequence GTGAGCACGACCTATCCGGTGCCGGTGGCCCCCGCCGGCACCCTCGCCGACCTCACGGCCGCCGTCCGTGCCGAACTCGAGGCCTTCGACTATCCGTCCGGTTCGTGGACCGTCCCGCGCACCGACGCCAACGGCGAACGGGTCCTCGACGTCCTCGTCATCGGTGCCGGACAGGCCGGGATCTCCACCGCCCTGCGCCTGCGCCGCGAAGGTGTCGACAACCTGCTCGTCGTCGACGCCGCGCCGGCCGGCCGCGAAGGGCCCTGGGTGACCTGGGCGCGGATGCGCACGCTCCGGACCGTCAAGCACCTGCACGGCACCGAGGGCGGAATCCGTTCGGCGAGTTTCCGGTACTGGTTCGACGCGGTCCGCGGCGCCGGTGCCTTCGACACCATCGACCTCATCCCGCGTGAGGACTGGATGGCGTACCTGACGTGGCTGCGGGAGACCACCGGCATCCCCGTCCGGAACGAGACCACCGTCGTCACCGTTCGTCCCGAGGACGGGCACTGGCGGGTCGTGCTCGACACCGCGGGGGAACGCAGCAGCGTCGCCACTCGGAAGGTCGTCGCTTGCACCGGCATGGACGGTGCAGGCGGACCGTCGATCCCGCCCTATCTCGCGGATCTCGGTCCCGGAGGCTGGGCCCACAGCTCCGAGACGATCGACTGGGAAGCGCTGCGCGGCGCCCGGGTCGCCGTGATCGGTGTCGGTGCGTCCGCCTTCGACAATGCCGCTGTCGCACTGGAATCCGGGTCGGCGTCGGTCGTGCAGTTCGGGCGGCGCGACAGCCTGCCCACGCAGAACCCATTCCGCTATCTGGAGAAGAAGGGCCTGTTCCGCGCCTACCACTCGATGAGCGACGAGAGCAAGCTCGGTTTCGCGCGCCTCGAGTTCTCCCGCGCGGTCCCGCCCACCGCCCACTCGCTCGACCGGTGCCGGGTGCACGAGAACTACACGCTCGCACTGGGTGTCTCGTTCACCGGCGCGACCCGCTCGGGGAACGCGATCGTCCTGCAGGCAGGCGACGACACCTACGAGTTCGACTTCGTCATCGCCGGAACCGGGTTCGTCGTCGACCTGTCCCGGATCGACTGGCTGTCGGAGATCGCCGGCGAGATCCGCACCTGGGGCGACGTGTACGAACTCGGCGACCACCCCACCGACCGCGTCATCGCCGCGCATCCCTATCTCGGCACCGGGATGCGCTGCCTGCCGCGGACCCCGGAGTCCCCCGCCGCAGTGGCCGACCTGCACCTGTTCAACCTCGCGGCGCACGTCAGCTACGGCATCTCGTGCATCGGCCTCAACGGCCTGCCGTGGGCGGTGTCCACCGTCGTCGACGCGATCTGCGCCGACCTCGTCGCCGCCGACGCCGAGGACCTCCTCGCCGGGTTCGCCGCCTACGACTCCGCCGACACGCTCACCCCCGGTGCGCTCACCGCGGACGCCGCGGCCGGCTCGGACACATCCCGAAAGGACATCTCATGA
- a CDS encoding SDR family NAD(P)-dependent oxidoreductase has protein sequence MTALTGKNALVTGGSQGIGAAIAKRLASDGATVALTYAHAESEAKATAVRDEIVANGGKAVVLEFDALDDARIGTLIGRAVEALGSLDILVNNAGIGIYKTVDQVTDEDVAKTLQVNVSAPYRLARDAAEVLPEGGRIISIGSTVATRVPRQTSSIYAASKAALIGMTKGMARDLAPRGITVNMVSPGPTRTQFTPPADSPAAVAMMNLNAIARFADPTEIAGLVAYVASPDSSYVTGANLCVDGGYTV, from the coding sequence ATGACTGCACTGACCGGCAAGAACGCCCTCGTCACCGGAGGCTCCCAGGGCATCGGCGCGGCGATCGCCAAGCGCCTCGCCTCCGACGGCGCCACCGTCGCCCTGACCTACGCCCACGCCGAGTCCGAGGCCAAGGCCACGGCCGTGCGCGACGAGATCGTCGCGAACGGAGGCAAGGCGGTCGTGCTCGAATTCGACGCTCTCGACGACGCTCGGATCGGCACCCTCATCGGCCGTGCCGTCGAGGCCCTCGGCTCGCTCGACATCCTGGTCAACAACGCCGGCATCGGCATCTACAAGACCGTCGACCAGGTCACCGACGAGGACGTCGCGAAGACGCTGCAGGTCAACGTCTCCGCTCCCTACCGCCTCGCCCGCGACGCCGCAGAGGTCCTGCCCGAGGGCGGACGCATCATCTCCATCGGCAGCACCGTCGCCACCCGCGTGCCGCGCCAGACCTCCTCGATCTACGCCGCCAGCAAGGCCGCGCTGATCGGCATGACCAAGGGCATGGCCCGCGACCTCGCGCCCCGCGGCATCACCGTGAACATGGTCAGCCCCGGCCCGACCCGCACCCAGTTCACGCCGCCCGCAGACAGCCCCGCCGCCGTCGCGATGATGAACCTCAATGCGATCGCACGCTTCGCCGATCCCACCGAGATCGCCGGTCTCGTCGCCTATGTCGCGTCCCCCGACTCCAGCTACGTCACCGGCGCCAATCTGTGCGTCGACGGCGGCTACACCGTCTGA